Proteins encoded in a region of the Watersipora subatra chromosome 5, tzWatSuba1.1, whole genome shotgun sequence genome:
- the LOC137396494 gene encoding uncharacterized protein isoform X1, giving the protein MDAVEEVDFTILVGCMVTVVVAGAVMAIMRYSFASQEAEYGHHISTLYGSNSSAKVAKVQKKKRAKLAKAKASLSVGDSQHSQQHVAIDPEPVVLGDGKKEVPPIKVKPRKRALSKSILHNKDEVPLVQPEEVESREEFTPRTVPLDERELYTRQHSHQPTNSMTSSDPDPTPPVEDSVIPTQVTNQNANPSLPVKHTPDTLVSTNAATLSAVIASTSPAAFDAQPASSGAKGKKKSRMAGVLESIDQSELSAEESCLLVEELIKRQSPALWEKQSRVTDLTEQVEKLQMALESEKTSLAWTNEKLQEANGKFALAERNQMTGKAQMQEMQRRLQQLHEQHRAEVQGIQQARFQEIQRVQQHSSQLREENQRLRQVLPNTDEMAQMRTQLRVVEAELKDQQRHVAASEGKCQELSSRLSSANEAYRQENLRCTEFSKRVEELSYQKSHLDKEISESQAKVLATEGQLQQLREHLRDKDLEIKELHSEILAAKQTAAETISTTSLADNNKILELEAGVAELQSSLDEKQRELTSLETQLAQVTADLERVDSVTKPQQNGIAGAGDNSHQLLQLEDKLSQVQLEVEEFRNKNNELKKQNWSISEELKKAEPAAASVALLEAELDEKSSLIHDLKAQKHSLNQQNNELMVKIEQLSSSTTSNSEELRKQLHSTRQQLDEKEEVISSLELSLIAERDRVAATELECKNILENELNQTLSAIEDQHAARIGDLLSSLGTSEARITDLERMLHQSESRIKHFGQSSVPKGFDSESLSSKSDDTKLSELSKKVEEKDAYICQLEEALDRVKTETGQERSVSESTLSEQPDEAMRLANSGSLRDFSSTV; this is encoded by the exons ATGGATGCAGTAGAAGAAGTAGATTTCACCATACTGGTAGGCTGTATGGTCACTGTTGTTGTGGCGGGAGCGGTTATGGCAATTATGAGATACAGTTTTGCGTCTCAAGAGGCTGAGTATGGTCACCACATTAGTACCCTTTATGGCAGCAATTCTTCGGCTAAGGTAGCAAAAGTACAAAAAAAGAAACGAG CTAAGTTAGCCAAGGCCAAAGCCTCACTATCAGTAGGAGACAGCCAGCATAGTCAGCAACATGTAGCCATAGATCCTGAACCTGTTGTCCTTGGGGATGGCAAGAAGGAAGTCCCGCCCATTAAAGTTAAG CCAAGGAAACGAGCGTTATCCAAGTCAATTCTGCATAACAAGGATGAAGTTCCACTGGTTCAGCCCGAAGAGGTTGAGTCCAGGGAAGAGTTTACCCCTCGGACTGTTCCACTGGATGAGAGAGAACTTTACACTCGTCAACATTCTCATCAG CCTACAAATAGCATGACCTCTTCTGATCCTGATCCTACTCCACCTGTCGAAGATTCCGTAATTCCCACCCAAGTAACCAATCAAAATGCTAATCCTTCCTTGCCAGTTAAACATACCCCAGAT ACTCTGGTCTCAACGAATGCTGCCACTCTCAGCGCTGTCATTGCTTCTACTAGCCCTGCTGCCTTTGATGCTCAGCCAGCTAGCAGCGGCGCTAAAGGCAAGAAAAAGAGTCGAATGGCTGGAGTTCTTGAATCCATTGACCAATCAGAACTAAGTGCTGAAGAGAGTTGCCTGCTTGTGGAAGAACTCATAAAGAGACAGTCGCCTGCTCTCTGGGAAAAACAG AGCCGTGTCACCGACCTTACCGAACAAGTAGAAAAGCTTCAGATGGCTCTTGAGAGTGAGAAGACTAGTCTGGCTTGGACCAATGAGAAGCTACAAGAAGCCAACGGCAAGTTTGCATTGGCTGAAAGAAATCAGATGACTGGAAAGGCTCAGATGCAAGAAATGCAG AGACGTCTGCAGCAACTTCACGAGCAGCACAGAGCCGAGGTGCAGGGCATTCAGCAAGCGAGGTTCCAGGAGATCCAGCGGGTGCAGCAGCACTCATCACAACTTAGAGAG GAAAATCAGAGGCTAAGGCAGGTCCTCCCCAACACTGACGAAATGGCGCAGATGAGGACACAGCTGCGGGTAGTAGAAGCAGAGCTAAAAGATCAGCAAAGGCATGTGGCGGCGTCAGAGGGCAAGTGTCAGGAGCTGAGCAGCAGACTCTCCAG TGCTAATGAGGCCTACCGACAGGAGAATCTGCGTTGCACTGAGTTTAGTAAGAGAGTGGAGGAACTTTCCTACCAAAAATCTCACCTTGATAAAGAAATCTCGGAATCACAGGCTAAAGTTCTCGCGACAGAGGGGCAACTGCAGCAGCTACGCGAGCACCTAAGAGACAAAGATCTTGAGATCAAG GAGCTGCACTCAGAGATACTCGCTGCCAAGCAAACCGCTGCTGAAACAATTTCGACCACTTCTCTTGCCGACAACAATAAAATTCTCGAGCT GGAAGCAGGTGTAGCAGAACTACAGTCCTCATTGGATGAGAAGCAGAGAGAGCTGACTAGCCTGGAGACCCAACTCGCTCAGGTTACTGCTGACTTAGAGCGTGTAGACTCTGTCACCAAACCTCAGCAGAACGGGATTGCTG GCGCTGGAGACAACTCCCATCAGCTTCTGCAGCTCGAAGACAAACTTAGTCAAGTGCAGTTGGAAGTCGAAGAGTTTCGTAACAAAAATAAT GAACTAAAGAAACAAAACTGGTCAATTTCTGAAGAGCTCAAGAAGGCAGAACCTGCAGCTGCTTCTGTTGCTCTACTGGAAGCAGAACTTGATGAAAAGTCATCGTTGATTCACGATCTGAAGGCTCAGAAACATTCACTCAATCAGCAGAATAAT GAGCTCATGGTCAAGATAGAGCAACTCTCTTCTAGTACAACGTCCAACTCTGAGGAACTGCGCAAGCAGCTTCACTCTACCCGGCAGCAGCTCGATGAGAAAGAAGAAGTGATcagttctctggagttgtctcTCATCGCTGAGAGAGACAGAGTGGCT GCCACCGAGTTAGAATGTAAAAACATCCTTGAGAATGAGCTGAATCAAACACTTTCCGCAATCGAAGATCAACACGCAGCTAGGATAGGTGACCTTTTGTCCTCTCTTGGCACTTCAGAGGCACGAATCACTGACCTTGAAAGGATGCTCCACCAATCAGAGAGCAGAATTAAACATTTCGGGCAGAGCAGTGTTCCAAAGGGTTTCGATTCTGAATCGTTGTCCTCTAAAAGTGAC
- the LOC137396494 gene encoding putative leucine-rich repeat-containing protein DDB_G0290503 isoform X2 gives MDAVEEVDFTILVGCMVTVVVAGAVMAIMRYSFASQEAEYGHHISTLYGSNSSAKVAKVQKKKRAKLAKAKASLSVGDSQHSQQHVAIDPEPVVLGDGKKEVPPIKVKPRKRALSKSILHNKDEVPLVQPEEVESREEFTPRTVPLDERELYTRQHSHQTLVSTNAATLSAVIASTSPAAFDAQPASSGAKGKKKSRMAGVLESIDQSELSAEESCLLVEELIKRQSPALWEKQSRVTDLTEQVEKLQMALESEKTSLAWTNEKLQEANGKFALAERNQMTGKAQMQEMQRRLQQLHEQHRAEVQGIQQARFQEIQRVQQHSSQLREENQRLRQVLPNTDEMAQMRTQLRVVEAELKDQQRHVAASEGKCQELSSRLSSANEAYRQENLRCTEFSKRVEELSYQKSHLDKEISESQAKVLATEGQLQQLREHLRDKDLEIKELHSEILAAKQTAAETISTTSLADNNKILELEAGVAELQSSLDEKQRELTSLETQLAQVTADLERVDSVTKPQQNGIAGAGDNSHQLLQLEDKLSQVQLEVEEFRNKNNELKKQNWSISEELKKAEPAAASVALLEAELDEKSSLIHDLKAQKHSLNQQNNELMVKIEQLSSSTTSNSEELRKQLHSTRQQLDEKEEVISSLELSLIAERDRVAATELECKNILENELNQTLSAIEDQHAARIGDLLSSLGTSEARITDLERMLHQSESRIKHFGQSSVPKGFDSESLSSKSDDTKLSELSKKVEEKDAYICQLEEALDRVKTETGQERSVSESTLSEQPDEAMRLANSGSLRDFSSTV, from the exons ATGGATGCAGTAGAAGAAGTAGATTTCACCATACTGGTAGGCTGTATGGTCACTGTTGTTGTGGCGGGAGCGGTTATGGCAATTATGAGATACAGTTTTGCGTCTCAAGAGGCTGAGTATGGTCACCACATTAGTACCCTTTATGGCAGCAATTCTTCGGCTAAGGTAGCAAAAGTACAAAAAAAGAAACGAG CTAAGTTAGCCAAGGCCAAAGCCTCACTATCAGTAGGAGACAGCCAGCATAGTCAGCAACATGTAGCCATAGATCCTGAACCTGTTGTCCTTGGGGATGGCAAGAAGGAAGTCCCGCCCATTAAAGTTAAG CCAAGGAAACGAGCGTTATCCAAGTCAATTCTGCATAACAAGGATGAAGTTCCACTGGTTCAGCCCGAAGAGGTTGAGTCCAGGGAAGAGTTTACCCCTCGGACTGTTCCACTGGATGAGAGAGAACTTTACACTCGTCAACATTCTCATCAG ACTCTGGTCTCAACGAATGCTGCCACTCTCAGCGCTGTCATTGCTTCTACTAGCCCTGCTGCCTTTGATGCTCAGCCAGCTAGCAGCGGCGCTAAAGGCAAGAAAAAGAGTCGAATGGCTGGAGTTCTTGAATCCATTGACCAATCAGAACTAAGTGCTGAAGAGAGTTGCCTGCTTGTGGAAGAACTCATAAAGAGACAGTCGCCTGCTCTCTGGGAAAAACAG AGCCGTGTCACCGACCTTACCGAACAAGTAGAAAAGCTTCAGATGGCTCTTGAGAGTGAGAAGACTAGTCTGGCTTGGACCAATGAGAAGCTACAAGAAGCCAACGGCAAGTTTGCATTGGCTGAAAGAAATCAGATGACTGGAAAGGCTCAGATGCAAGAAATGCAG AGACGTCTGCAGCAACTTCACGAGCAGCACAGAGCCGAGGTGCAGGGCATTCAGCAAGCGAGGTTCCAGGAGATCCAGCGGGTGCAGCAGCACTCATCACAACTTAGAGAG GAAAATCAGAGGCTAAGGCAGGTCCTCCCCAACACTGACGAAATGGCGCAGATGAGGACACAGCTGCGGGTAGTAGAAGCAGAGCTAAAAGATCAGCAAAGGCATGTGGCGGCGTCAGAGGGCAAGTGTCAGGAGCTGAGCAGCAGACTCTCCAG TGCTAATGAGGCCTACCGACAGGAGAATCTGCGTTGCACTGAGTTTAGTAAGAGAGTGGAGGAACTTTCCTACCAAAAATCTCACCTTGATAAAGAAATCTCGGAATCACAGGCTAAAGTTCTCGCGACAGAGGGGCAACTGCAGCAGCTACGCGAGCACCTAAGAGACAAAGATCTTGAGATCAAG GAGCTGCACTCAGAGATACTCGCTGCCAAGCAAACCGCTGCTGAAACAATTTCGACCACTTCTCTTGCCGACAACAATAAAATTCTCGAGCT GGAAGCAGGTGTAGCAGAACTACAGTCCTCATTGGATGAGAAGCAGAGAGAGCTGACTAGCCTGGAGACCCAACTCGCTCAGGTTACTGCTGACTTAGAGCGTGTAGACTCTGTCACCAAACCTCAGCAGAACGGGATTGCTG GCGCTGGAGACAACTCCCATCAGCTTCTGCAGCTCGAAGACAAACTTAGTCAAGTGCAGTTGGAAGTCGAAGAGTTTCGTAACAAAAATAAT GAACTAAAGAAACAAAACTGGTCAATTTCTGAAGAGCTCAAGAAGGCAGAACCTGCAGCTGCTTCTGTTGCTCTACTGGAAGCAGAACTTGATGAAAAGTCATCGTTGATTCACGATCTGAAGGCTCAGAAACATTCACTCAATCAGCAGAATAAT GAGCTCATGGTCAAGATAGAGCAACTCTCTTCTAGTACAACGTCCAACTCTGAGGAACTGCGCAAGCAGCTTCACTCTACCCGGCAGCAGCTCGATGAGAAAGAAGAAGTGATcagttctctggagttgtctcTCATCGCTGAGAGAGACAGAGTGGCT GCCACCGAGTTAGAATGTAAAAACATCCTTGAGAATGAGCTGAATCAAACACTTTCCGCAATCGAAGATCAACACGCAGCTAGGATAGGTGACCTTTTGTCCTCTCTTGGCACTTCAGAGGCACGAATCACTGACCTTGAAAGGATGCTCCACCAATCAGAGAGCAGAATTAAACATTTCGGGCAGAGCAGTGTTCCAAAGGGTTTCGATTCTGAATCGTTGTCCTCTAAAAGTGAC
- the LOC137396494 gene encoding putative leucine-rich repeat-containing protein DDB_G0290503 isoform X3: MDAVEEVDFTILVGCMVTVVVAGAVMAIMRYSFASQEAEYGHHISTLYGSNSSAKVAKVQKKKRAKLAKAKASLSVGDSQHSQQHVAIDPEPVVLGDGKKEVPPIKVKPRKRALSKSILHNKDEVPLVQPEEVESREEFTPRTVPLDERELYTRQHSHQPTNSMTSSDPDPTPPVEDSVIPTQVTNQNANPSLPVKHTPDTLVSTNAATLSAVIASTSPAAFDAQPASSGAKGKKKSRMAGVLESIDQSELSAEESCLLVEELIKRQSPALWEKQSRVTDLTEQVEKLQMALESEKTSLAWTNEKLQEANGKFALAERNQMTGKAQMQEMQRRLQQLHEQHRAEVQGIQQARFQEIQRVQQHSSQLREENQRLRQVLPNTDEMAQMRTQLRVVEAELKDQQRHVAASEGKCQELSSRLSSANEAYRQENLRCTEFSKRVEELSYQKSHLDKEISESQAKVLATEGQLQQLREHLRDKDLEIKELHSEILAAKQTAAETISTTSLADNNKILELEAGVAELQSSLDEKQRELTSLETQLAQVTADLERVDSVTKPQQNGIAGAGDNSHQLLQLEDKLSQVQLEVEEFRNKNNELKKQNWSISEELKKAEPAAASVALLEAELDEKSSLIHDLKAQKHSLNQQNNELMVKIEQLSSSTTSNSEELRKQLHSTRQQLDEKEEVISSLELSLIAERDRVADTKLSELSKKVEEKDAYICQLEEALDRVKTETGQERSVSESTLSEQPDEAMRLANSGSLRDFSSTV; encoded by the exons ATGGATGCAGTAGAAGAAGTAGATTTCACCATACTGGTAGGCTGTATGGTCACTGTTGTTGTGGCGGGAGCGGTTATGGCAATTATGAGATACAGTTTTGCGTCTCAAGAGGCTGAGTATGGTCACCACATTAGTACCCTTTATGGCAGCAATTCTTCGGCTAAGGTAGCAAAAGTACAAAAAAAGAAACGAG CTAAGTTAGCCAAGGCCAAAGCCTCACTATCAGTAGGAGACAGCCAGCATAGTCAGCAACATGTAGCCATAGATCCTGAACCTGTTGTCCTTGGGGATGGCAAGAAGGAAGTCCCGCCCATTAAAGTTAAG CCAAGGAAACGAGCGTTATCCAAGTCAATTCTGCATAACAAGGATGAAGTTCCACTGGTTCAGCCCGAAGAGGTTGAGTCCAGGGAAGAGTTTACCCCTCGGACTGTTCCACTGGATGAGAGAGAACTTTACACTCGTCAACATTCTCATCAG CCTACAAATAGCATGACCTCTTCTGATCCTGATCCTACTCCACCTGTCGAAGATTCCGTAATTCCCACCCAAGTAACCAATCAAAATGCTAATCCTTCCTTGCCAGTTAAACATACCCCAGAT ACTCTGGTCTCAACGAATGCTGCCACTCTCAGCGCTGTCATTGCTTCTACTAGCCCTGCTGCCTTTGATGCTCAGCCAGCTAGCAGCGGCGCTAAAGGCAAGAAAAAGAGTCGAATGGCTGGAGTTCTTGAATCCATTGACCAATCAGAACTAAGTGCTGAAGAGAGTTGCCTGCTTGTGGAAGAACTCATAAAGAGACAGTCGCCTGCTCTCTGGGAAAAACAG AGCCGTGTCACCGACCTTACCGAACAAGTAGAAAAGCTTCAGATGGCTCTTGAGAGTGAGAAGACTAGTCTGGCTTGGACCAATGAGAAGCTACAAGAAGCCAACGGCAAGTTTGCATTGGCTGAAAGAAATCAGATGACTGGAAAGGCTCAGATGCAAGAAATGCAG AGACGTCTGCAGCAACTTCACGAGCAGCACAGAGCCGAGGTGCAGGGCATTCAGCAAGCGAGGTTCCAGGAGATCCAGCGGGTGCAGCAGCACTCATCACAACTTAGAGAG GAAAATCAGAGGCTAAGGCAGGTCCTCCCCAACACTGACGAAATGGCGCAGATGAGGACACAGCTGCGGGTAGTAGAAGCAGAGCTAAAAGATCAGCAAAGGCATGTGGCGGCGTCAGAGGGCAAGTGTCAGGAGCTGAGCAGCAGACTCTCCAG TGCTAATGAGGCCTACCGACAGGAGAATCTGCGTTGCACTGAGTTTAGTAAGAGAGTGGAGGAACTTTCCTACCAAAAATCTCACCTTGATAAAGAAATCTCGGAATCACAGGCTAAAGTTCTCGCGACAGAGGGGCAACTGCAGCAGCTACGCGAGCACCTAAGAGACAAAGATCTTGAGATCAAG GAGCTGCACTCAGAGATACTCGCTGCCAAGCAAACCGCTGCTGAAACAATTTCGACCACTTCTCTTGCCGACAACAATAAAATTCTCGAGCT GGAAGCAGGTGTAGCAGAACTACAGTCCTCATTGGATGAGAAGCAGAGAGAGCTGACTAGCCTGGAGACCCAACTCGCTCAGGTTACTGCTGACTTAGAGCGTGTAGACTCTGTCACCAAACCTCAGCAGAACGGGATTGCTG GCGCTGGAGACAACTCCCATCAGCTTCTGCAGCTCGAAGACAAACTTAGTCAAGTGCAGTTGGAAGTCGAAGAGTTTCGTAACAAAAATAAT GAACTAAAGAAACAAAACTGGTCAATTTCTGAAGAGCTCAAGAAGGCAGAACCTGCAGCTGCTTCTGTTGCTCTACTGGAAGCAGAACTTGATGAAAAGTCATCGTTGATTCACGATCTGAAGGCTCAGAAACATTCACTCAATCAGCAGAATAAT GAGCTCATGGTCAAGATAGAGCAACTCTCTTCTAGTACAACGTCCAACTCTGAGGAACTGCGCAAGCAGCTTCACTCTACCCGGCAGCAGCTCGATGAGAAAGAAGAAGTGATcagttctctggagttgtctcTCATCGCTGAGAGAGACAGAGTGGCT